The Panicum hallii strain FIL2 chromosome 9, PHallii_v3.1, whole genome shotgun sequence genome has a window encoding:
- the LOC112873335 gene encoding uncharacterized protein LOC112873335 translates to MPDRDGQRCDRRASSSFLHHHSACSSPPSSASRCRVASAFPSEEVEEPARGSRLELATHHQGQGAASPRPHEAAELAALAGTEESEEQRNRFLVLRLYEALNARDARRAQELLAPDLEWWFHGPPARQHMMRLLTGAEKGSGGFVFSPRSVDAFGSTVIAEGADDARQLYWVHAWTVGPDGVITQLREYFNTDLTVTLLSGAASAKSAAAIAAAPPKQDAASSSSAAASSSTGPKCLWQSRRADRAHKSLPGLVLAI, encoded by the exons ATGCCTGACCGCGacgggcagaggtgtgacaga CGCGCATCGTCCTCGTTTCTCCATCACCACTCTGCTTGCTCTTCCCCGCCGAGTAGTGCTTCCCGTTGCAGGGTAGCCTCCGCGTTCCCGAGCGAAGAGGTCGAGGAGCCTGCGCGGGGCTCGCGTCTGGAGCTGGCTACCCACCACCAGGGCCAGGGAGCGGCCTCGCCGCGCCCGCACGAGGCGGCGGAGCTGGCCGCCCTCGCGGGGACGGAGGAGTCGGAGGAGCAGCGCAACCGCTTCCTGGTGCTGCGCCTCTACGAGGCGCTCAACGCCCGCGACGCGCGCCGGGCGCAGGAGCTGCTGGCGCCCGACCTCGAGTGGTGGTTCCATGGTCCCCCCGCGCGCCAGCACATGATGCGCCTCCTCACCGGCGCCGAGAAAGGCAGCGGCGGCTTCGTCTTCTCCCCGCGCTCCGTCGACGCCTTCGGCTCCACCGTCATCGCCGAGGGCGCCGACGACGCGCGCCAGCTCTACTGGGTGCACGCCTGGACCGTGGGACCCGATGGGGTGATCACCCAGCTCAGGGAGTACTTCAACACCGACCTCACCGTCACCCTCCTCTCAGGCGCCGCCTCCGCCAagagcgccgccgccattgcaGCCGCTCCTCCGAAGCAGGACGCCGCGTCTtcctcctccgcggccgcctcCTCGTCCACAGGCCCCAAGTGCCTGTGGCAGAGCCGCCGCGCCGACCGCGCGCACAAGTCGCTGCCGGGCCTCGTCCTCGCCATCTGA